The Cytobacillus sp. NJ13 sequence GATTTTTAAATAGATATAGTGTTACTTTATTCTTTTTAAAGCGCAGGAACAAACGGTTTGGCTTGTTCCGACAGGCGCTTGCGCATTTCAATTAGGAGGTTTGAATGGATGAGTGACTTATTTGCGGATCGGCTCCCGCCTCAAAATATTGAAGCGGAACAGGCAGTGCTTGGGGCAATCTTTCTTGAACCCTCCTCTCTTACACAAGCATCAGAGATTTTGATACCTGAAGACTTCTACCGTGCGGCACACCAGAAGATTTTCAATGTGATGCTGAAGCTGAGCGACCAGGGAAAAGCGGTCGACTTAGTAACCGTGACAGAAGAGCTCAGTGCAGCGAAACTGCTGGAGGATACCGGAGGGGTCAGCTATTTAAGTGAACTGGCCGGTTCTGTTCCAACAGCAGCGAATATCGAGTACTATGCAAAGATCGTTGAAGAAAAGTCATTGCTTCGCAGGCTGATCCGGACGGCAACGGGCATTGCCCAGGACGGCTATACACGTGAGGATGAAGTAGAAGTTCTGCTGGGAGAAGCTGAGAAAAATATCATGGAGGTTGCACAGCGCAAAAACGCCGGTGCCTTTCATAATATTAAGGATGTTCTGGTCCGGACCTACGATAATATCGAGGAAATGCATAACCGTAAAGGAGATATTACAGGGATTGCGACTGGATTCGCCGAGCTGGACCGCATGACAGCCGGCTTCCAGCGCAATGACCTCATCATTGTCGGTGCCCGCCCTTCCGTGGGTAAAACAGCCTTCGCCCTGAACATCGCGCAAAACGTGGCAACGAAGACCGGGGAAAACGTCGCGATCTTCAGCCTTGAGATGGGTGCCGAACAGCTTGTCATGCGTATTCTTTGTGCAGAAGGAAATATTGATGCCCAAAGGCTTCGTACCGGCTCCCTGACGGATGAGGACTGGGGAAAGCTGACGATGGCAATGGGAAGCCTATCAAATGCAGGGATTTTTATTGATGATACCCCAGGTGTCAGAATCACAGATATTCGATCTAAGTGCCGCCGTTTAAAGCAGGAGCATGGGCTTGGCATGATTCTGATCGACTATCTGCAATTAATCCTGGGAAGCGGACGTTCGGGAGAAAACCGCCAGCAGGAAGTATCTGAAATCTCACGTTCCCTTAAGCAATTGGCCCGTGAACTTCAGGTCCCTGTTATCGCACTGTCCCAGCTTTCCCGTGGAGTGGAACAGCGCCAGGATAAGCGCCCGATGATGTCAGATATCCGTGAATCGGGAAGTATCGAGCAGGATGCCGATATCGTGGCATTCCTATACCGTGATGACTACTACGACAAAGAATCCGAAGACAAAAACATCATTGAAATCATTATCGCCAAGCAGCGTAACGGCCCGGTTGGAACCGTTCAGCTGGCATTCGTGAAAGAGTATAATAAATTCGTAAACTTAGAGAAACGCTTTGATGATTCATTTGCGCCGCCTGGTGCATAAAGAGGGCCTGCATTTTGCATGTCCTCTTTTTTATTGTCTGGCTCCAAGAATTTCTAATTTTCTTATTTTCATATTTTCATGGTTTCACGAACATATTTTTATATTTTTATTAAAAATGTTCGTGTTTTATTGACTATCACACATCACCTTGGTAAACTAAGATGGTTGAAATAAGTTACTTAATTAAAAATGTTTTTATAGAATTTTTAAAACCATGGGATTCCCGGAGGTGCTTTTTTAATGTCATCAGTAGTAGTTGTTGGAACACAGTGGGGAGATGAAGGGAAAGGGAAAATTACAGACTTCCTTTCTGAAAATGCAGAAGTCATCGCACGCTACCAAGGCGGAAACAATGCAGGACATACAATCAAATTCAACGGTGAAACATATAAGCTTCATTTAATTCCATCTGGAATATTCTATAGCGATAAAATTTGCACGATCGGAAACGGAATGGTTGTCGATCCTAAAGCGCTGGTAAAAGAATTGGCATATCTTCATGACAAGGGAGTTACAACAGACAACCTGCGCATTTCAAACCGCGCACATGTCATCCTTCCATATCACCTGAAGCTTGATGAAGTGGAAGAAGAGCGCAAAGGCGCTAACAAGATCGGTACAACGAAAAAGGGTATCGGCCCTGCTTACATGGATAAAGCAGCCCGCAACGGAATCCGCATCGCGGACCTTCTTGACCGTGAAGTGTTTGAAGAAAAGCTTGCACGCAACCTTGAAGAAAAGAACCGCCTGCTTGAGCGCTTCTATGAAACAGAAGGATTTACAATCGAAGAAATCCTGGATGAATACTATGAGTATGGCCAGCAGATCAAGCATTATGTCTGCGACACTTCTGTGGTGCTTAACGACGCATTGGATGAAGGCCGCCGCGTTCTTTTCGAAGGTGCACAAGGAGTTATGCTTGATATCGACCAGGGTACTTACCCATTCGTTACATCCTCTAACCCAGTGGCTGGCGGCGTAACAATCGGTTCTGGTGTCGGCCCTACAAAAATCAAGCATGTTGTAGGTGTATCCAAGGCCTATACGACTCGTGTAGGAGACGGCCCATTCCCAACTGAGCTTGATAATGAAATCGGAAACCAAATCCGTGAGGTAGGCCGTGAATACGGTACAACAACTGGCCGTGCCCGCCGCGTCGGCTGGTTCGACAGCGTGGTTGTCCGCCATGCCCGCCGTGTCAGCGGTATTACAGACCTTTCTCTTAACTCCATCGATGTACTGACTGGAATTGAGGCATTAAAAATCTGTGTAGCATACCGTCATAACGGAGAAGTAATCGAAGAGTTCCCTGCCAGCTTAAAAGTACTGGCTGAATGTGAGCCGGTATACGAAGAGCTTCCAGGCTGGACAGAAGACATCACAGGCTGCAAATCACTGGATGAGCTTCCTGCGAATGCCCGCCACTACCTGGAGCGAGTTTCACAGCTGACAGGAATTCCATTATCGATCTTCTCAGTAGGTCCGGACCGCACACAGACAAACGTAGTCCGCAGCCCATGGAGACAAAACTAATACTTGATTGGAAAGCCCTAATGCGAATTAGGGCTTTTTTGTGTGCGCCCGGCATGGGTGCAGTCTATAGGGTGCAAGTCCCGAGCCATGAAGGCAGTAGTAGTGGTTAGCTTAACGCAAGGGTGTCCGCGGTGACGCGGAATCTGAAGGAAGCGAGCGGCAAACCTCCGGTCTGAGGAACACGAACTTCATATAAGGCTAGGTACCATTGGATGAGTTTGCACATCAAAACGAAATCCTTACTGCCGAAGGTGGTACAGAGTAAATGGAGCAGATAGATGGAGGGAAAGACTGTACTCTTACCCGGGGAGGTCTGATTGAAACGCCAAGTACACTTGGTAACCTATCTAATGATAGATAGCTGAACAATCAGAAGTCAGCAGAGGTCATAGTACCTTACCAACTCGAGACGGTAAGGGAAGGACTGAACAATTAGGAAGAACGAGAAACTAGGCATACAATTCCTGTGTAGAAGCAGACAATCCGAAAGGACTTACTTGAAGGAGGAAGTGGTGAATCCACAGGGGACTTCATGAGGGTGGAGCAGGAATAACATAATTAGATTTCTACGTTCACGTCGAAAGGAAATATCACATGTTAATGGATCTGATTCTGTCACGGGAAAACTTAATAGAAGCACTTAAACGTGTGGAGAAGAACAAAGGGAGTCACGGCATAGATGGAATGTCCGTAAAATCCCTACGAAGACATCTTTATGAGAACTGGGACACCCTTTGTGACTCTTTAAGGAAAGGTACCTATCAACCTAACCCAGTCCGTCGAGTCGAAATCCCGAAATCGAACGGTGGAGTAAGGTTACTAGGAATACCTACCGTGACAGACCGGTTCATCCAACAGGCCATCGCCCAAGTTCTAACCCCGCTTTTTGACCCAACCTTCTCAGAACATAGTTATGGATTTAGACCAAAAAGAAGAGCTCACGACGCTGTTCGTAAAGCAAGGGAATTTATAAGTGAAGGTTATAGATGGGTGATTGACATGGACTTGGAGAAATTCTTTGACAAAGTGAATCATGATAAATTGATGGGGATAATGGCAAGTAAAATCCAAGACCGATTGGTCTTGAAATTGATACGGAAATATCTCCAAGCAGGAATCATGATAAATGGTGTAGTCCATGATGCAGAAGAAGGGACACCACAAGGAGGTCCTCTGAGCCCTCTTCTTTCGAATATCCTTCTGGATAAGCTCGATAAAGAGCTAGAAAAGAGAGGTCACAAGTTTGTCCGCTACGCCGATGATTGTAATATTTACATGAAATCGAAGAAAGCTGGAGAACGAGTGATGAACTCGATTACATGCTTCATTGAGCAGAAATTAAAGCTTAAAGTAAATAGAGAAAAATCAGCGGTTGATCGCCCGTGGAAACGAAAGTTCCTTGGCTTTAGCTTTACGTTTAATAAGATACCGAAGGTTCGAATAGCAAATGAAAGTATCAAAAAGCTTAAAACTAAAATAAGGGAGTTAACCTCCCGTTCTAAACCAATTCCTATGGAAGTTAGAATCGAGAAACTAAATCAATATCTAACGGGATGGTGTGGATATTTTGCATTGGCTGATACACCAAGTAAATTTAAAGAATTCGATGAGTGGATTAGAAGAAGACTTCGTATGATTGAATGGAAACAATGGAAGAAACCGAGGACAAGAGTAAGAAAACTCAAAGGTCTAGGTGTCACTGACCAAAAGGCATACGAATGGGGAAACTCCAGAAAGAAATATTGGAGAATAGCCTCTAGTCCAATCCTACACAAAACCCTCGATAACTCCTACTGGAGTAATCGAGGGCTTAAAAGTCTATATCAAAGATATGAATTTCTACGTCAAACTTAATTGAACCGCCGTATACCGAACGGTACGTACGGTGGTGTGAGAGGTCGGGGGTTAGTCACCCCCTCCTACTCGATTTTTTAAAGCTGCTTTTACTTTGGGTTCATTCGGACAGGAGAAGAGAAAATCCGAGGGGAAGAGTCCGAAGCTGGTGCTGATTCGGACAGGAGAAGGGGAAATCAGTGGGAGAGAGTCCGAATCTGGTGCTGATTCGGACAGGAGAAGAGAAAATCCGAGGGGGAGAGTCCGAAGCTGGTGCTGATTCGGACAGGAGAAGAGGAAATCAGAGGGGAAGAGTCCGAAGTTGGTGCTGATTCGGACAGGAGAAGAGGAAATCAGAGGGGAAGAGTCCGAAGTTGGTGCTGGTTCGGACAGGAGAAGAGGAAATCAGAGGGAGAGAGTCCGAAGTTGGTGCACACTCGGACAAGAGAAGGAGAAAATCGGGAGGAAGAGTCCGAAGCTGGCGCACATTCGGACAGGAGAAGGGGAAATCAGAGGGAGAGAGTCCGAAGTTGGCGCACATTCGGACAGGAGAAGAAGAAATCAGAGGGAGAGAGTCCGAAGCCGGTGCACATTTGGGCAGGAAAAGAGGAAATCAGAGAGTTTGAGTCCGAAGCTGAAGTTAAGCACACTATTAAGTGTAAATTTATCTGACAGTTGATTATCTCCATGCAAAACACGGATGCTTTAAAGATCAATAGAGAATTCCATAAATATTGCATTAGCTATTTTCATCAAAGAATATTCAGTTATAATTTACTCTTAGATGAACAATTTAACAGGAGGGGATTAACATTTATCTTCAAGAAATCGGTAAAAAAGTTAAAGAAGCTAGATTAAATAAGGCATTAACTCAACAAGAATTGGCAGATAAATGCCAGTTAACTAAAAGTCATATTTCCAAAATAGAAAATGGCCAAGCTGCTCCTGCAGTAGCGACATTATCCAAAATTGCCCAAGAACTAGGTGCGCCCTTATCATGGTTTCTTGAAACAAATATTCAAAATAAATTATCGATTGTCAAAGAGAAAGAAAGGAAAGTAAAAGTCGGAAGTAGTGAGATAGGATATACATACGAAACAATGGCAAAGCGTGCTCAGTTTAGCAAAGTGGAACCTGTGATTATAACGGTTTTGCCAGAAGCTGAATTGGTAGAACCCTTTACCCATTCTGAGGATGAATTTATTTATGTGCTTTCAGGGTCTATTAATCTTTTTTATGATGGAGAATTGCACTATTTAAAACAAGGTGATAGCGCTTATTTTGAGGGGGACGTGCCTCATATTTTCCTGCCAACAGAAAGTAAGGAAGCGAAAGTCTTAGCAATGTTTATACAAGTTAATTCCTTCTGAATAATTATCTGAAATATTTTTTAATTTAGAATTAAGTATATATTAAGTATTTACAACTTTTTAATAATCATGTACTCTTTGTGTAATGGAATTCAACAAAGTTGAATTCCATTAAACTAAACATAAGGAGTGTATATAATGCCTGCTACAACAACTACTACCAGAGTTCCAGGTTTCTATCGTTTAACACCTGATGAGAGATTGGACATTGTAACGAAAAACTGCAAATTGACTGAAGATGAAACAAAATATTTATCCGGAGAACATGCACTTTCAATGGATTTAGCCGATTCTATGATTGAAAACGTTATTGGTCAGATTGGAATTCCAATTGGAGTTGCGGCTAATTTCAAGATTAATGGAAAAGACACATTTATTCCGATGGCCACGGAAGAACCTTCTGTTGTTGCAGCAGCAAGCAACGCGGCCAAAGCGGCGTATGATCTTGGAGGTTTTTATACTTCGATGAGCGGAACGATTATGCGCGGACAAATTCAGGTTCTTAATGTGGCAGACCCATTTGCAGCAAGAGCAAAGATTTTTGAACATAAAGCCGAAATTTTACAGCGCTGTAATGAAAAAGACCCCACATTAGTCTCTTTAGGCGGTGGAGCGATTGATTTAGAAGTAAATATTATTCAAACAACAAATAACCTAATGCTTGTCATCCATTTAATCGTTGATACGAAGGATGCAATGGGTGCAAATGCTGTTAACACAATGGCTGAATCTGTTGCACCTTTCATCGAAACAATTACCAATGGCCGAGTCGTTCTAAGAATCATTTCTAATTTAGCCGATCGCAGATTAGTTCGTGCAAGGGCAGTATTTTCAGCGGAAGCACTTGGAGGCAAAGAAATTGTCGAAAATATTGTAAACGCTTTCGAATTTGCGGATTTTGATCCATATCGTGCCGCCACACATAATAAAGGGATCATGAATGGAATAACAGCAGTTGTTTTAGCAACTGGAAATGATACAAGAGCGGTAGAAGCGGGTGCACACGCCTATGCATCGATTTCCGGTCGTTACCGATCTTTAACTAAGTGGGAAATCAATAAAGATGGTAATTTATCAGGTTCGATTGAACTTCCAATGGCCGTTGGAATTGTAGGTGGTGCAACGAAAACTCATCCAGTTGCAAAAGCGTCTCTGAAAATAATGGAAATCAATTCTGCTGAAGAATTAGCCGGCTGCATTGCTGCAGCAGGTCTTGCTCAAAATGCTGCTGCCCTGCGTGCATTGTCTTCAGAAGGTGTTCAAAGAGGACACATGTCTTTGCATGCCAGAAACTTAGCTGTAATGGTAGGTGCAAAAAGATCCGAGATAGATAGAATTGTTGCACAAGCAATAGAAGAAAAAGACCTTAGATATGATCGAATTTTGGAGATAACTAAAGCCATTCAAAGAGGTGAATAATATGCTTCCCAAGCCTGCCGATGTAAAAGATTCGGAAACTAGCAATTTGACGCAAAACAATGGGGAAAAAATGTATCTAGAGATATTGGGTGACACTATTCTTCCCAATCACTTGCTCTTAGCCATTATCATAAGTGTTGGAATCAGCTTAGGAGGATATAACATAGGCCTATGGCTATTCCCTTCTATCGCCAGCGCCCAGATGGTACCGTCTTATTCATTACTCCTTGGTATTTCTGGAAGTGTATTATCGCTTGTTCTTTGTTCTTTGGTTTTTAAACCTAAGAGAATACTGATTGAAGAAGAAACTTCAGCTGAAAGTATGATTGAAGTATTTAAGGATTTACAATTGGATCCTCATGAAGAATTAGAATTAATTGAAAATGATCCAATTACAAAAAAGGAATTAGAAGAGTTAGGGGTATTAAATCATTTTAGGGCAATTGGAGGTGAGCGCAAGAAATGAGTTTATTATTAACGGTAATTTTATTTGCATTACTTGGTGCAGTCGTCTTTTCGTTAATAGGATTAATTTCTGGGACAGATGAAACAGCGATTATGGTTCCACTTACTTTATTGGTCATTCTATTAGGCGCTCCTCCAGCTGCCGTCTTTGCATTTTTCATGGCTGCTGTTCTCGCAAAACACCTTACGCATGCTGTTCCGACTGCATTAATGGGTATCCCAGGTGATACAACTGCAGTTCCATTAATAGATCATGCGACAACATTAAGAAGAATGGGGATGCCCCATATTGCTTTGAGAAAGATGATATCCGGAGGAGTTATTGGAGCATTTATTGCGTTGCCTACAGCAGTGCTGTTAGGAGAATTTTTAGGGCAATTTGCTGATTTCTTTAAAGCATCTGCAGGAATTATTTTCACGCTTGCCGCTATTTTGATTGCCTTTTTCTCTAAAGGCAAATGGGTAAGTATTTTGATGATTCTCCCTTTTGCATTCTTTATTAAAAGCTTAAACTTGATTAGCTTCAGTATATTAGATAAAAATTTAGCAATCAGCTTCTTCTTAGGGATCGCAATTGGCCCCATGTTTTCTGATATTTTAATTGCAACCTCTTCAAGTGCCAGACGTTCGATCGAAAGGGATAAGGCAAAAGAGTATCATTTGGCTCCTGAAACAAAATCATGGAAGGGCTACTTCCCTAATCCATTAAAAATACTAACAGGCAGACAGAAATTTTTTACTTCTATTACTACCTTTATTTCTTCACTGACTTTTGTTTTTAGTCCTGTTGGTATGACATCCCTTATGGGTGAAATTGTAGGTTCCAGAACGAAAGGAAGTTATAAAAAATCAACAACAAGTTTAACGGTAATGAACGGTGTTACTGAGTCAACCTATATTGCTGAAGCACTCATTCCCTTAATTGCTTTTGGAATTCCATTAAGTCCCGTTGCATTAGGTCCAGCTTCACCATTGTTTAACGCACCTCCCGTTTACTCTGTAGATCCTATCAATAATCTGCACACATATTTGACATCATGGGAATTCTTCCTTTACGGTGCAATTGGACTAATAGTAGCAACACTTATTGCTTATCCTTTCTCAATGAACTATGCAAGAAAAGCTTCAGTTATTGTAATGAGATTAGTTAGCCAGGAAGCAATTGTGGCAATGTTCATCGGGTTAGCTTGTCTTCTTGCATTTCATGAGGCACAACTTGTAGGTATTGTTCTGACGTTTACAGTGGCTGCTGTTGGGGGGTTGTTAAATCGAATTTTGGGTATGGGAGCAGGTGTCCAGTTTATGGTTTTCTATGCCTCATCATGGTTAATGATGACCATTTTCGGTATTTAAGAGAAAGGGACATCATCAGGACAATTGATGCCTTGATCACAGAATCGATGTTTGAACCCATGGCGGATTATTTTAAAACGTCAAGATTTAGTTAAACTGTAATTGAGTCATAATTAATTCCTCCACATTGTTTTCGTCGCAGATAACATTGCTGGACAAAGGAATTAATTTGACTCTTTTCTTTTTACACAATTATATGGGTTTAACCGAAGTTAGCACTCATTCGGACAGGAGAAGGGGAAATCCGAGCTGGCGAGTCCGAACCCGCATAGTTGGCTTAAATTGGGGAAAGAATTGAAAATTTGAGGAGTAAATGATAAAAAATGGGGAAAAGAATCCATAAATCAGGGAAAAGAACTCTTAATTTAGGGAAAGGACCTATCCAACGTATGGATGCAGCCTGGGTTTAACCTATCCTGCCTCAGTCTTCTGCTAAAAAGAAAGTTTTATAAAAAAGTTATTGCGCTTTTATAAAACTCTATGATATTATAAAAAGCGTCGCCAAGGTGACAACCTTGGAAACACTGCATGAGCCATTAGCTCAGTCGGTAGAGCAGATTGCAGCATCAGTGAATTTCTTCACCCGAATAGCAATCTGTGACAAAGCACGCAGGGCTTTGGAACATCTGACTTAGCAGTATCAGGCTTTAGGCAACAATTATAATACGAGCCATTAGCTCAGTCGGTAGAGCATCTGACTTTTAATCAGAGGGTCGAAGGTTCGAGTCCTTCATGGCTCACCATTTATATTTTATTTGGCCCCTTGGTCAAGCGGTTAAGACACCGCCCTTTCACGGCGGTAACACGGGTTCGAATCCCGTAGGGGTCATGGCGAATAACCGTCAGCAAACGGCTGGCAAGTCCAGCTCACTTGCTGGCGGTTATTATTTGGTCCGGTAGTTCAGTTGGTTAGAATGCCTGCCTGTCACGCAGGAGGTCGCGGGTTCGAGTCCCGTCCGGACCGCCATTTACATAAATTTGCTTCATCTAAAATCGATTGTAAAATCGGGACAAAGGACGAAGCAAAACATGATTTAGGAAAAATAACTTAATAAGGCTCAGTAGCTCAGTCGGTAGAGCAAAGGACTGAAAATCCTTGTGTCGGCGGTTCGATTCCGTCCTGAGCCATCCCAAAAAGGAGTATGTAACCAAGCATGCTCCTTTTTGTTACATTCATGTAATACAAGCAGGTTCCGGCTGCATGCCCGGTGTAATTTAGCACTCCCCTGACTCATCTTCTTTCGCACCTCTAATAAACCCCTATAAATAGGGATTATTTCCTATCTTCTTTTCGACAAAAACCTCTCTAAGTTTTGCTGATAATAGTCATAAAATGTCAGCTATTATACATTTTTATTACATTCCCGAGTCTAGTAATCTATTTCCTTTGCTGTATGGTAAAGTAAATATTGTGAAAATAATAGGTTGACAAATTCGTAGTTACATAGCACTAAATGAAAGTGTTTTTTGTTACCGTAGTCTAGGGGGATATAACCATGTTCAAATGGGTGAAAAAAGTAACCTCAGCATCAGAATCTACAGCGAAGAGCTTTAATAAAACAATAAATAAAACGATCGCGGCTGGTTTTGCAGCGGCGGCTTTAACATTTGCAGGCGGCGTTTCCGCTTCTGCCAATGATGATAAGCTTGTGACGGTTTACTATGTCTATATGGGTGACGAATATATCGGAACGGTGTCGGATAAGAAAGTCATCGAGGATATGGCCGATAAAAAGATTAGTGAGGCAGAAGGTTCCTACAAGGGATTAAAGCTGGCGCTGGCAACTGAATTATCTTTTATTCCTGAACAGGTTTTTGAGTCCAGTTCAGAAGTGAATGAAACAGAAGTTGTCAATGGCTTAAAAGATAAGAT is a genomic window containing:
- the dnaB gene encoding replicative DNA helicase, which produces MSDLFADRLPPQNIEAEQAVLGAIFLEPSSLTQASEILIPEDFYRAAHQKIFNVMLKLSDQGKAVDLVTVTEELSAAKLLEDTGGVSYLSELAGSVPTAANIEYYAKIVEEKSLLRRLIRTATGIAQDGYTREDEVEVLLGEAEKNIMEVAQRKNAGAFHNIKDVLVRTYDNIEEMHNRKGDITGIATGFAELDRMTAGFQRNDLIIVGARPSVGKTAFALNIAQNVATKTGENVAIFSLEMGAEQLVMRILCAEGNIDAQRLRTGSLTDEDWGKLTMAMGSLSNAGIFIDDTPGVRITDIRSKCRRLKQEHGLGMILIDYLQLILGSGRSGENRQQEVSEISRSLKQLARELQVPVIALSQLSRGVEQRQDKRPMMSDIRESGSIEQDADIVAFLYRDDYYDKESEDKNIIEIIIAKQRNGPVGTVQLAFVKEYNKFVNLEKRFDDSFAPPGA
- a CDS encoding adenylosuccinate synthase; this encodes MSSVVVVGTQWGDEGKGKITDFLSENAEVIARYQGGNNAGHTIKFNGETYKLHLIPSGIFYSDKICTIGNGMVVDPKALVKELAYLHDKGVTTDNLRISNRAHVILPYHLKLDEVEEERKGANKIGTTKKGIGPAYMDKAARNGIRIADLLDREVFEEKLARNLEEKNRLLERFYETEGFTIEEILDEYYEYGQQIKHYVCDTSVVLNDALDEGRRVLFEGAQGVMLDIDQGTYPFVTSSNPVAGGVTIGSGVGPTKIKHVVGVSKAYTTRVGDGPFPTELDNEIGNQIREVGREYGTTTGRARRVGWFDSVVVRHARRVSGITDLSLNSIDVLTGIEALKICVAYRHNGEVIEEFPASLKVLAECEPVYEELPGWTEDITGCKSLDELPANARHYLERVSQLTGIPLSIFSVGPDRTQTNVVRSPWRQN
- the ltrA gene encoding group II intron reverse transcriptase/maturase; translation: MLMDLILSRENLIEALKRVEKNKGSHGIDGMSVKSLRRHLYENWDTLCDSLRKGTYQPNPVRRVEIPKSNGGVRLLGIPTVTDRFIQQAIAQVLTPLFDPTFSEHSYGFRPKRRAHDAVRKAREFISEGYRWVIDMDLEKFFDKVNHDKLMGIMASKIQDRLVLKLIRKYLQAGIMINGVVHDAEEGTPQGGPLSPLLSNILLDKLDKELEKRGHKFVRYADDCNIYMKSKKAGERVMNSITCFIEQKLKLKVNREKSAVDRPWKRKFLGFSFTFNKIPKVRIANESIKKLKTKIRELTSRSKPIPMEVRIEKLNQYLTGWCGYFALADTPSKFKEFDEWIRRRLRMIEWKQWKKPRTRVRKLKGLGVTDQKAYEWGNSRKKYWRIASSPILHKTLDNSYWSNRGLKSLYQRYEFLRQT
- a CDS encoding helix-turn-helix domain-containing protein, with protein sequence MGKKVKEARLNKALTQQELADKCQLTKSHISKIENGQAAPAVATLSKIAQELGAPLSWFLETNIQNKLSIVKEKERKVKVGSSEIGYTYETMAKRAQFSKVEPVIITVLPEAELVEPFTHSEDEFIYVLSGSINLFYDGELHYLKQGDSAYFEGDVPHIFLPTESKEAKVLAMFIQVNSF
- a CDS encoding hydroxymethylglutaryl-CoA reductase, degradative: MPATTTTTRVPGFYRLTPDERLDIVTKNCKLTEDETKYLSGEHALSMDLADSMIENVIGQIGIPIGVAANFKINGKDTFIPMATEEPSVVAAASNAAKAAYDLGGFYTSMSGTIMRGQIQVLNVADPFAARAKIFEHKAEILQRCNEKDPTLVSLGGGAIDLEVNIIQTTNNLMLVIHLIVDTKDAMGANAVNTMAESVAPFIETITNGRVVLRIISNLADRRLVRARAVFSAEALGGKEIVENIVNAFEFADFDPYRAATHNKGIMNGITAVVLATGNDTRAVEAGAHAYASISGRYRSLTKWEINKDGNLSGSIELPMAVGIVGGATKTHPVAKASLKIMEINSAEELAGCIAAAGLAQNAAALRALSSEGVQRGHMSLHARNLAVMVGAKRSEIDRIVAQAIEEKDLRYDRILEITKAIQRGE
- a CDS encoding tripartite tricarboxylate transporter permease; amino-acid sequence: MSLLLTVILFALLGAVVFSLIGLISGTDETAIMVPLTLLVILLGAPPAAVFAFFMAAVLAKHLTHAVPTALMGIPGDTTAVPLIDHATTLRRMGMPHIALRKMISGGVIGAFIALPTAVLLGEFLGQFADFFKASAGIIFTLAAILIAFFSKGKWVSILMILPFAFFIKSLNLISFSILDKNLAISFFLGIAIGPMFSDILIATSSSARRSIERDKAKEYHLAPETKSWKGYFPNPLKILTGRQKFFTSITTFISSLTFVFSPVGMTSLMGEIVGSRTKGSYKKSTTSLTVMNGVTESTYIAEALIPLIAFGIPLSPVALGPASPLFNAPPVYSVDPINNLHTYLTSWEFFLYGAIGLIVATLIAYPFSMNYARKASVIVMRLVSQEAIVAMFIGLACLLAFHEAQLVGIVLTFTVAAVGGLLNRILGMGAGVQFMVFYASSWLMMTIFGI